A window from Prochlorococcus marinus CUG1435 encodes these proteins:
- a CDS encoding DNA helicase — protein MLEILSHQYLKNFLRDQTINWEHIYSFGRIVSKCIENDSTYLINSEIFSSYDWLPPILISLFLKEEDSTFILSKEKIQFITQFQIDSLKNLGFNFILKNDQFIFANHHVHLITIQNFLNDPNSRNLRNHRIVYSGIEDIKQDLKDHFRISLLKKDWTKNFKEFELINQKFIKVYDSLKKKFFLRKVLGNSYINLDEKEISFLSNFFHENSFFSDKFLSVNKALSQGWACWVKLNDTNLDWNLYLQPIDELFQIKEFFSNNKFVFLSVLRKDYFFQMYFKKHSLDIDLVINFKSNFEEKKISLYIPSKQLLPNNPLFTNSILDKCKKLILFRKGLTLVLSDDIDLKTNLATELASTYGKRVLLETIPSGRNEILCSSFDWWIMYSYLIQIPEQIIIPLLPIPNMSDPINAITVSHKKKLSQDWFRDFFLPQARIKLERSISPLRRNSGKLIILDGRANKRNWGRLLLQNIQPSKQINYMLPFD, from the coding sequence ATGCTTGAAATTTTAAGTCATCAATATTTGAAAAATTTTTTGAGAGATCAAACTATTAATTGGGAGCACATATATTCTTTTGGGAGGATAGTTTCCAAATGTATTGAAAATGATTCTACCTATCTAATTAATTCAGAAATTTTCTCTAGCTATGATTGGTTACCTCCAATTTTGATTTCTTTATTTTTAAAGGAAGAGGATTCAACTTTTATTTTATCTAAAGAAAAAATCCAATTTATAACCCAATTTCAGATTGATTCATTGAAAAATCTAGGTTTTAATTTTATTTTGAAAAATGATCAATTTATTTTTGCAAATCATCATGTTCACTTGATAACTATCCAGAATTTTCTTAATGATCCCAATTCTCGTAATCTTAGAAATCATCGAATAGTTTATTCAGGAATTGAGGATATAAAACAGGATTTAAAAGACCATTTTAGGATTTCTTTACTTAAAAAGGATTGGACAAAAAATTTTAAAGAATTTGAATTAATCAATCAAAAATTTATAAAAGTATATGATTCGTTGAAGAAAAAGTTCTTCTTGAGAAAGGTCTTAGGAAATAGTTATATTAATTTAGATGAAAAAGAAATTAGTTTCTTGTCAAATTTTTTTCATGAAAATTCTTTTTTTTCTGATAAATTTTTAAGCGTCAACAAAGCATTATCTCAAGGTTGGGCATGCTGGGTAAAGTTAAACGATACAAATTTAGATTGGAATTTGTATTTACAGCCAATAGATGAACTTTTTCAAATTAAGGAATTTTTTTCAAATAATAAATTTGTTTTTTTATCAGTATTGAGAAAAGATTATTTTTTCCAAATGTATTTTAAAAAGCATAGTTTAGATATTGACTTGGTTATTAATTTTAAGAGTAATTTTGAAGAGAAAAAGATTTCTTTATATATACCTTCTAAACAGTTGCTTCCTAATAATCCTCTTTTTACCAATTCAATCTTGGACAAATGCAAAAAGTTAATACTTTTTAGAAAGGGTTTAACTTTAGTGTTGTCTGATGATATTGATTTAAAAACTAATCTTGCTACAGAATTAGCTTCTACTTACGGGAAGAGAGTATTGCTAGAAACAATTCCCTCAGGTAGAAATGAAATCCTTTGCTCTAGTTTTGACTGGTGGATTATGTATTCTTATTTAATTCAAATTCCAGAACAAATTATCATTCCTTTACTTCCGATTCCGAATATGTCAGATCCCATTAATGCAATTACCGTCTCGCATAAAAAGAAGCTTTCTCAAGATTGGTTTAGAGACTTCTTTCTTCCTCAAGCTAGAATTAAACTTGAAAGATCTATTTCTCCTTTAAGAAGAAATTCAGGTAAGTTAATAATCCTAGATGGAAGAGCAAATAAAAGAAACTGGGGAAGATTACTTTTGCAAAACATTCAACCCTCAAAACAAATTAACTATATGCTACCTTTTGATTAG
- a CDS encoding prephenate/arogenate dehydrogenase produces MKIGIVGLGLIGGSLGLKLQSLNHTIYGIANNEFNEKKAKDKKLANFVSCDLSLLKKCELIILALPIKDLISPSQQLVASIPQQTILTDVGSVKEPIVNTWENSHPLFIGSHPMAGTEQKGVDSGFEGLFKNAKWIITPTQNSDLNSVRTISELIKSMDCEICQASPKEHDEAVSLISHLPIFLASALIETAQTKNNQSLLDLSQKLAATGFADTSRVGGGNEQLGLDLAINNQINVLNSINNFKNKLNILESLIKDKNWDLLSKKLAEARENRQNFIN; encoded by the coding sequence ATGAAAATTGGAATAGTAGGATTAGGATTAATTGGTGGTTCTTTAGGATTAAAACTCCAAAGTCTAAATCATACAATTTATGGAATAGCAAATAATGAATTTAATGAAAAAAAAGCTAAGGATAAAAAACTTGCAAATTTTGTTAGCTGTGATCTGAGCTTATTAAAAAAATGTGAGCTAATAATTTTGGCATTGCCTATCAAAGATTTGATCAGTCCTTCGCAACAATTAGTAGCATCAATACCTCAGCAAACAATATTAACTGATGTAGGGTCTGTAAAAGAACCAATTGTAAATACATGGGAAAATTCACATCCTCTATTTATTGGATCTCATCCAATGGCAGGCACAGAACAAAAAGGAGTTGATTCAGGTTTTGAAGGTCTTTTTAAAAATGCAAAATGGATTATTACCCCAACACAAAATAGTGATTTAAATTCAGTCAGAACTATTTCCGAGCTCATAAAATCAATGGATTGTGAAATTTGCCAAGCTTCGCCAAAAGAGCATGATGAAGCAGTATCTCTAATTTCTCATTTGCCTATATTTTTAGCTTCTGCCCTCATAGAAACTGCGCAAACAAAAAATAATCAATCTTTATTAGATCTCTCGCAAAAATTAGCTGCTACAGGATTTGCTGACACTTCGAGAGTTGGCGGAGGCAATGAACAACTAGGCCTAGATTTAGCTATTAATAATCAGATTAATGTTTTAAATTCCATAAATAATTTTAAAAATAAGCTGAATATACTGGAATCTCTTATTAAAGATAAAAATTGGGATTTACTTTCTAAAAAACTTGCTGAAGCAAGAGAAAACAGACAAAATTTTATAAACTAA
- the crtD gene encoding C-3',4' desaturase CrtD has product MSKSEVVVVGAGIAGLTSAAILSKQGLSVTLIESHTQSGGCAGTFKRKNYIFDVGATQVAGLEKGGIHSRIFDFLDIPSPEATILDPACIVDLKDGRKPISIWYEKSKWIAEQEMQFPGSSRFWNLCNLIHQSNWLFANNNPVLPISNFWDFSQLLKALVPSNLVTGILLKSTIFDLLRICGLSKNERLIKFLNLQLKLYSQEDVYSTAALYGSTVLQMCQQPHGLWHLKKSMQSLSESLESSLIKTGVNLIFGQEVNSITFDEVNMCWQLSANSKKKSFTYQAKDVIYTAPPQSLLKHLKDPLERKKNYKNRLNNLPDPSGAVVFYSALKKEHIKKTFSNHYQFVSKEFCSLFVSISDDGDGRAPIGEVTLIASIFTKTKDWFDLDKQTYLKKKNGFMKKISLELESQFDIDPEKWLHRELATPLGFERWTKRPNGIVGGLGQNPDIFGLFGLSSRTPFEGLWLCGDSIYPGEGTAGVSQSALMVSRQILASKGIENFSL; this is encoded by the coding sequence ATGAGTAAGTCTGAAGTTGTTGTTGTAGGTGCTGGTATAGCAGGACTAACTTCTGCAGCAATTTTATCAAAGCAAGGTTTATCAGTAACTTTAATCGAATCTCATACACAATCAGGAGGATGTGCAGGTACTTTTAAAAGAAAGAATTATATTTTTGACGTTGGCGCAACTCAAGTTGCAGGTTTAGAGAAAGGAGGAATACATTCAAGAATTTTTGATTTTTTAGATATTCCATCACCTGAAGCCACTATTTTAGACCCTGCTTGCATTGTCGATTTAAAGGATGGGCGAAAGCCAATATCTATTTGGTATGAAAAAAGTAAATGGATTGCTGAACAAGAAATGCAGTTTCCTGGAAGTAGTCGATTTTGGAATCTTTGTAATCTAATACATCAAAGTAATTGGTTATTTGCAAATAATAATCCAGTATTGCCAATTAGTAATTTTTGGGATTTTTCTCAACTTCTCAAAGCACTAGTACCTTCAAACCTTGTCACAGGTATCTTACTTAAATCTACTATTTTTGATTTATTGCGGATATGTGGATTATCAAAGAATGAGCGCTTGATTAAGTTCTTAAATCTTCAACTAAAACTTTATTCTCAAGAGGACGTTTATAGTACTGCAGCATTATATGGATCTACTGTTCTTCAGATGTGTCAACAGCCGCATGGTCTGTGGCATCTTAAAAAATCTATGCAGTCTTTAAGTGAATCATTAGAAAGTTCATTAATTAAAACTGGAGTTAATTTAATTTTTGGACAAGAAGTTAATTCTATAACTTTTGACGAAGTAAATATGTGTTGGCAACTATCTGCTAATTCGAAAAAAAAATCATTTACTTATCAAGCAAAAGATGTGATTTATACCGCACCTCCACAATCTTTGCTCAAGCATTTGAAAGATCCTTTAGAAAGAAAAAAAAATTATAAAAATCGACTTAATAATTTGCCTGATCCAAGTGGAGCTGTAGTTTTTTATTCAGCATTAAAAAAGGAACATATTAAAAAAACATTCTCCAATCATTATCAATTTGTTTCAAAAGAATTTTGTTCGTTATTTGTATCAATTAGTGATGATGGTGATGGAAGAGCGCCAATAGGTGAGGTTACTTTAATTGCCAGTATCTTTACCAAAACTAAAGATTGGTTTGATCTAGATAAACAAACTTACTTAAAGAAAAAAAATGGTTTCATGAAAAAAATATCCCTTGAATTGGAAAGTCAATTTGATATTGATCCTGAAAAATGGCTACATAGAGAATTAGCAACTCCATTGGGCTTTGAAAGATGGACAAAAAGACCTAATGGAATAGTAGGCGGGCTTGGTCAAAATCCAGATATTTTTGGTTTATTTGGATTATCAAGTAGGACACCTTTTGAAGGTTTATGGTTATGTGGAGATTCGATTTATCCAGGAGAGGGGACTGCAGGTGTTAGTCAGTCTGCATTAATGGTTTCAAGGCAAATTTTAGCTTCCAAAGGTATAGAAAATTTTAGTTTATAA
- a CDS encoding fructosamine kinase family protein yields MQKLSPFEVSEICDELGEHHPKNIEQVYGGDIHSTWKIEFANKKFFLKRNDRNKNFLEFEKFCLQDLRKHSNQKNLIIPEVIKFKTFKNVEILLMEWIDMQNFDQKNLGKGLGEMHLNATESNPKNFGYPIEGFIGLTNQKKGWENNWIDCFLNLRIIPQLSILKSNFLDKETIDKVKEKIRSELLNHKPINTLIHGDLWSGNVGIDKSCRGVIFDPASWWADNEVDIAMTKLFGSFRREFYDEYHKIFPIRKGFEKRIIIYNFYHILNHANMFGGSYFNQVENYVKSILKM; encoded by the coding sequence ATGCAAAAATTATCACCTTTTGAAGTTAGCGAAATTTGTGATGAATTAGGTGAACATCATCCAAAAAATATTGAACAAGTATATGGAGGAGATATTCATAGTACATGGAAAATAGAATTTGCAAACAAAAAATTCTTTCTTAAAAGAAACGATAGGAACAAAAACTTTCTTGAATTTGAAAAATTTTGTTTACAAGATTTGAGAAAACATAGTAACCAAAAAAATTTAATTATTCCTGAAGTTATTAAATTTAAAACTTTTAAAAATGTAGAAATTCTCTTAATGGAATGGATAGATATGCAAAATTTTGATCAAAAAAATCTTGGGAAAGGTTTAGGAGAAATGCACTTAAATGCAACAGAATCTAATCCAAAAAATTTTGGGTATCCGATTGAGGGCTTTATAGGATTAACAAATCAGAAGAAAGGCTGGGAAAATAATTGGATAGATTGTTTTTTAAACTTACGAATAATCCCTCAATTATCAATTCTTAAATCAAATTTTTTAGACAAAGAAACCATAGATAAAGTTAAAGAAAAAATTAGATCAGAATTGTTGAATCATAAACCAATAAATACTCTTATTCATGGTGATTTGTGGTCAGGGAATGTAGGAATTGATAAAAGTTGTAGGGGAGTTATATTTGACCCAGCATCTTGGTGGGCAGATAATGAGGTAGATATAGCTATGACAAAACTATTTGGAAGTTTTAGAAGAGAATTTTATGATGAGTATCATAAAATTTTTCCAATAAGGAAAGGATTCGAAAAGAGGATAATTATTTATAATTTTTACCATATTTTAAATCACGCCAATATGTTTGGCGGATCATACTTCAACCAAGTAGAAAATTACGTTAAATCAATCCTCAAAATGTAA
- a CDS encoding CAAD domain-containing protein, with the protein MSDNTPESNQDSGSATSSETKSFSDKYSDVMGKVNETLGNVDWTQMGKYGKAAGIIAVVVIAQIIIKVVIDTINFFPILPGLLELLGVIVVGQWSWQNLRTSENREAVLDKVQNLKKTYLG; encoded by the coding sequence ATGAGTGATAACACACCAGAGTCAAATCAAGACTCCGGCTCCGCTACAAGCTCAGAAACTAAAAGCTTTTCAGACAAGTATTCTGATGTGATGGGTAAAGTCAATGAAACACTTGGAAATGTTGATTGGACCCAGATGGGTAAATATGGCAAAGCGGCAGGGATCATTGCTGTTGTTGTTATTGCGCAAATTATTATAAAAGTCGTAATTGACACAATTAATTTTTTTCCAATTCTTCCTGGTTTATTAGAACTGCTTGGTGTAATCGTTGTGGGTCAATGGAGTTGGCAAAATCTACGCACTAGCGAAAATCGTGAAGCTGTTTTAGATAAGGTGCAAAATCTTAAAAAAACATATCTTGGATAA
- the moeB gene encoding molybdopterin-synthase adenylyltransferase MoeB has translation MTTSNDIKINFLSSDEQERYQKHLTLKEIGYEGQVRLKNSSVLCIGAGGLGSSVLLYLAAAGIGKIGIVDNDHVEKSNLQRQIIHETNTIGNLKIDSARERIKNFNPNCKLLTFSERINPKNALKIIQEFDVICDCSDNFGTRYLINDSCLILNKPLIFGSVQGFEGQVSVFNLHKNSPNLRDLLPESPSKNTVPSCSEYGVVGVSTGLIGILQVNEIIKIILKKGEILDGKILIFDLLNMNMKKLHLKSDQLNKRIKNLSEFKEFYYSDEYCEENNAINRINAEDFNSLYKSKPNKILLIDVREAEEFSKSAIEGSISIPLSHLNQESDLKFIQKESLSKEVFTICKSGMRSEKASRILSKFKIQSRSIEGGIERVKKILCN, from the coding sequence ATGACAACCTCAAATGATATCAAAATAAATTTCTTAAGCTCAGATGAACAAGAAAGATATCAAAAACATTTAACTCTCAAAGAAATAGGTTATGAAGGTCAAGTTAGGCTGAAAAACAGCTCTGTATTATGTATTGGAGCAGGTGGTCTTGGTTCATCTGTTTTGCTTTATCTGGCCGCGGCAGGAATTGGAAAAATTGGAATAGTTGATAATGATCACGTTGAAAAATCAAATCTCCAAAGACAGATAATTCATGAAACAAATACTATTGGTAATCTTAAAATTGATTCTGCTCGGGAAAGAATTAAAAACTTCAATCCTAATTGTAAATTATTAACATTTTCAGAGAGAATTAATCCTAAAAATGCTTTAAAAATTATTCAAGAGTTTGATGTTATTTGTGATTGCTCGGATAACTTTGGGACAAGATATTTAATAAATGATTCATGTCTGATACTTAATAAACCTCTTATCTTTGGAAGTGTTCAAGGCTTTGAAGGTCAAGTAAGTGTTTTTAATTTACATAAAAATAGTCCTAATTTAAGAGACTTGCTCCCAGAATCACCTTCAAAAAATACAGTCCCTAGTTGTTCAGAATACGGTGTAGTGGGTGTCTCAACTGGTTTAATAGGAATTCTTCAGGTTAATGAAATTATCAAAATCATTTTGAAAAAAGGTGAAATTTTAGATGGAAAGATTTTGATTTTTGATTTGTTAAATATGAATATGAAAAAATTACATTTAAAAAGTGATCAGCTAAATAAAAGAATAAAAAATCTGTCTGAGTTTAAGGAATTTTATTATAGCGATGAATATTGTGAGGAAAATAATGCAATCAACAGAATTAATGCAGAAGACTTTAATAGCTTATACAAATCAAAACCCAACAAAATTCTTTTAATTGATGTTAGGGAAGCTGAAGAATTTTCTAAATCTGCAATAGAAGGTTCTATATCAATTCCCTTAAGTCATTTGAACCAAGAATCTGATTTAAAATTTATTCAAAAAGAAAGTTTAAGTAAAGAAGTTTTCACTATATGTAAATCGGGCATGCGTTCTGAAAAAGCGTCAAGAATCTTATCTAAATTCAAAATTCAGTCAAGATCTATTGAGGGTGGGATTGAAAGGGTAAAAAAAATATTATGCAATTAA
- a CDS encoding cob(I)yrinic acid a,c-diamide adenosyltransferase: MTNTSRNRGIGIVTASDSQERSKGQLHIYDGEGKGKSQAALGVVLRTIGLGICEKRQSRVLLLRFLKGPERSYDEDSAIEALQRGFPHLIDHVRTGRSEFFNAEQVTKFDVGEAERGWNIAKGAIASSLYSVVVLDELNPVLDLGMLDIKEVVDSLQNRPDGLEIIITGRAAPPSLVRISQLHSEMRPRLPGDLSKLSRQSSSSGGIEIYTGEGKGKSTSALGKALQAIGKGISQDKSHRVLILQWLKGGNGYTEDAAIEALRESYPHLVDHLRSGRDAIVWRGQQQPIDYVEAERAWEIAKAAILSGLYKTIILDELNPTVDLELLPVESIHQTLLKKPADTEVVITGRCKNEPSYFELADVYSEMVCHKHYANVGVDLKRGVDY, translated from the coding sequence TTGACGAATACAAGTAGAAACAGAGGAATTGGAATTGTCACAGCAAGTGATAGTCAAGAGAGATCTAAAGGTCAGTTACATATTTATGATGGGGAAGGTAAGGGTAAAAGTCAGGCTGCTTTGGGAGTAGTTCTTAGGACAATAGGATTAGGCATATGTGAAAAAAGGCAGTCAAGAGTTTTACTTCTAAGATTTTTAAAAGGTCCTGAGAGGTCATATGATGAGGATTCGGCTATAGAGGCTTTGCAAAGAGGCTTTCCACACTTAATTGATCATGTAAGGACAGGAAGATCGGAATTCTTTAATGCTGAACAAGTGACAAAATTTGATGTTGGTGAAGCTGAGAGGGGTTGGAATATTGCTAAAGGAGCAATTGCTAGCTCTCTGTATTCAGTGGTTGTACTTGATGAATTGAATCCAGTTCTTGATTTAGGAATGCTCGATATCAAGGAAGTAGTCGATTCTCTTCAAAATCGTCCAGATGGACTAGAAATAATTATTACTGGCAGGGCAGCCCCTCCTTCTTTGGTACGAATATCTCAACTCCATTCAGAAATGAGACCACGTTTGCCAGGAGATCTATCAAAACTAAGTAGACAAAGTAGTTCTAGTGGTGGAATTGAGATTTATACAGGTGAAGGGAAAGGTAAATCCACCAGTGCACTTGGTAAGGCTCTTCAAGCTATTGGTAAAGGAATATCTCAAGATAAAAGTCATAGAGTTTTGATATTGCAGTGGTTAAAAGGTGGTAATGGTTATACCGAAGATGCTGCTATTGAAGCTTTGAGAGAAAGTTACCCACATTTAGTAGATCATTTGCGCTCAGGAAGAGATGCGATCGTATGGAGAGGCCAGCAACAACCAATCGACTATGTCGAAGCTGAAAGAGCATGGGAGATTGCTAAAGCTGCTATTTTGTCAGGTTTGTATAAAACAATTATTTTGGACGAATTGAATCCAACTGTTGATTTAGAGCTTCTACCTGTGGAATCAATTCATCAAACGCTCTTAAAAAAACCAGCAGATACAGAAGTTGTTATTACTGGGAGATGTAAAAATGAACCTTCATACTTTGAACTTGCTGATGTTTACTCTGAAATGGTTTGTCATAAGCATTATGCAAATGTTGGAGTTGATTTGAAAAGAGGTGTAGATTACTAA
- the larE gene encoding ATP-dependent sacrificial sulfur transferase LarE, with amino-acid sequence MFNQLEILSDEQSEKLYTIRRYIKNLESVCIAYSGGVDSTLVASLAFEQLGSKAIAVTGISPALANTLREEARSQAKWIGVKHLEIKTSELDQPAYSENPMDRCFACKKELHKHTIYLSKKLNYKTVLDGVNLDDLRDYRPGIKASKEAGVVSPLAKFKFSKQDIRDISRALGFPWWDKPAQPCLSSRFPYGNEITSKRLKMVEKAEEYLKEGGLSEVRVRCQGSTARIEIPQDELKNFFYKYNFDELVQYFSNLGFKCTSLDLEGLISGKLNR; translated from the coding sequence ATGTTCAATCAACTAGAAATACTCTCTGATGAACAAAGTGAAAAGCTTTATACAATTAGAAGATACATTAAAAATCTTGAAAGTGTTTGTATTGCTTACTCTGGTGGAGTAGACAGCACATTAGTAGCATCATTAGCATTTGAGCAATTAGGAAGCAAAGCAATTGCAGTTACTGGTATTTCTCCTGCATTAGCAAATACTCTTCGCGAAGAAGCAAGAAGTCAAGCAAAATGGATTGGAGTGAAGCATTTAGAAATTAAAACATCAGAATTAGACCAGCCAGCTTATAGTGAAAACCCAATGGATAGATGCTTTGCATGCAAAAAAGAGCTTCACAAACATACAATATACTTATCTAAAAAACTTAATTACAAGACTGTACTAGATGGAGTCAATCTTGATGATCTTAGAGATTACAGGCCTGGTATAAAAGCCTCAAAAGAAGCAGGAGTTGTCTCTCCCCTCGCAAAATTTAAATTCTCAAAACAAGATATTAGGGATATATCAAGAGCATTAGGTTTTCCTTGGTGGGATAAACCTGCTCAACCTTGCTTATCATCAAGATTTCCTTATGGTAATGAAATAACTAGTAAGAGGTTAAAAATGGTTGAGAAAGCAGAAGAATATCTTAAAGAAGGAGGTTTATCAGAGGTTAGAGTGAGATGCCAAGGCTCAACTGCAAGAATAGAAATTCCTCAAGATGAATTAAAGAATTTTTTTTACAAATATAATTTTGATGAGTTAGTTCAATATTTTTCAAATTTAGGATTTAAATGCACAAGCTTAGATCTTGAAGGCTTAATAAGCGGAAAATTAAATAGGTAA
- a CDS encoding adenosylmethionine decarboxylase, giving the protein MEIPKKNQILSSFSNDHKLSHQSKHLLLELYGCNYEKLNDESFLRCTLNRAAKLANATVLNLISNKFEPQGVTAIALLAESHISIHTWPESNYSAVDIFTCGQNMMPEHASQYLTEILNAEEHFLRVIERNPPAAVCKQIRTIF; this is encoded by the coding sequence ATGGAAATTCCCAAAAAAAATCAAATTTTAAGTTCGTTTAGTAATGACCATAAATTAAGTCATCAAAGTAAACACCTTTTGTTAGAACTTTATGGATGTAATTATGAAAAATTAAATGATGAATCTTTTTTACGCTGTACATTGAACAGGGCAGCAAAATTGGCGAATGCAACAGTTCTGAATTTGATAAGCAATAAATTTGAACCTCAAGGTGTCACAGCAATTGCACTACTAGCTGAATCCCATATTTCAATACATACTTGGCCTGAATCTAATTATTCTGCAGTCGATATATTTACATGTGGCCAAAATATGATGCCAGAACATGCAAGTCAATATTTAACTGAAATTTTGAATGCTGAAGAGCATTTTTTGCGTGTTATTGAGAGAAATCCCCCAGCAGCAGTTTGTAAACAAATCAGAACGATTTTTTAA
- the recF gene encoding DNA replication/repair protein RecF, translating into MFLNNLKIKNFRNHKSFEIDLKEQRAIVLGCNGIGKSNLLESIEFLSQLKSNRALSDKDLIENDSDMAEVICQIDFRDDLKLNLFRKGPKKIYVNESILKKQSEIKHYIRSVCFCSNDINIVRSEPSYRRIWIDKVVSQLEPVYIELISRFNRLLKQRSHFWRSEGFQNNQSSDIIDSFDIQMSIISTRIFRRRRRALLKIKPYVEYWHNHLSKSKEQISMNYLSGIQDISPEEEEEEVISKKIVDQLFNQRSIEALTGKCNFGPHRDEIEFLINNTSIRKYGSSGQQRTFILALKMAELDLLSKTLNVPPILILDDVLAELDITRQNLLLNSVGKDSQCFISATHLDKFNQSFLSSSQMIHL; encoded by the coding sequence ATTTTTTTAAATAATTTAAAAATAAAAAATTTTCGGAACCATAAAAGTTTTGAAATTGACTTGAAAGAGCAGAGAGCAATTGTGCTTGGTTGTAATGGTATAGGCAAATCAAATTTACTTGAATCAATTGAATTTTTAAGTCAATTAAAATCTAATAGAGCATTAAGCGATAAAGATTTAATCGAAAATGATAGTGATATGGCTGAAGTTATATGCCAAATAGATTTTAGAGATGATTTAAAGTTGAATTTGTTTCGAAAAGGGCCTAAAAAAATTTATGTCAATGAATCAATCTTGAAAAAGCAGAGTGAAATAAAGCACTATATTCGTAGCGTATGTTTTTGTTCTAATGATATAAATATTGTTAGGAGTGAACCTAGTTATCGAAGAATATGGATTGATAAAGTTGTATCTCAGCTTGAACCAGTATATATAGAGTTAATTAGTAGATTTAACAGGCTACTAAAACAAAGAAGTCATTTTTGGCGTTCAGAAGGATTTCAAAATAACCAATCTTCTGACATTATTGATAGCTTTGATATACAAATGTCGATAATTAGCACACGAATTTTTAGACGCAGAAGAAGGGCTTTATTAAAAATAAAACCATATGTTGAATATTGGCATAATCACTTAAGTAAATCTAAGGAGCAAATATCAATGAATTATCTTTCAGGGATACAAGATATAAGTCCTGAAGAAGAAGAAGAAGAAGTTATTAGTAAAAAAATAGTAGATCAACTATTCAATCAGCGTTCAATCGAAGCATTGACTGGTAAATGTAATTTTGGCCCTCATCGTGATGAAATTGAGTTTCTAATCAATAATACTTCAATTAGGAAATATGGTTCTTCCGGTCAGCAAAGAACTTTTATATTGGCTTTAAAGATGGCTGAACTAGATTTATTAAGTAAAACATTAAATGTTCCTCCGATACTCATATTGGATGATGTCTTGGCTGAGCTGGATATAACTAGACAAAATTTGTTACTAAATTCTGTTGGTAAAGATAGTCAATGTTTTATAAGTGCAACACATTTAGATAAATTTAATCAGTCTTTTTTGAGCTCTTCACAAATGATTCATTTATAA
- a CDS encoding N-acetyltransferase, with protein sequence MQYFSKKKLVLPKGYFVNSTEIPLAKGVNKLLANCGCETFPIKPLTEAIQKSNFFFTIQNRLKNKLYGFVRVTSDKGLNANLWNLSALPGDNQQLYYSILLQVTLEKINREMPGCSISVQAPVSSFKSLEESGFILDPNGIRVMGYKL encoded by the coding sequence TTGCAATATTTTTCTAAAAAAAAACTTGTTCTTCCAAAAGGATATTTTGTTAACTCTACTGAGATACCATTAGCTAAAGGAGTTAATAAACTTTTAGCTAATTGTGGTTGTGAGACATTCCCAATAAAACCTCTCACTGAGGCTATACAAAAAAGTAATTTCTTTTTCACCATACAGAATCGATTAAAAAATAAATTATATGGCTTTGTGAGGGTTACATCGGATAAAGGATTGAATGCTAACTTATGGAATTTAAGTGCATTACCAGGCGATAATCAGCAACTTTATTATTCAATATTGCTTCAAGTGACGCTCGAGAAAATAAATAGAGAAATGCCTGGATGTAGTATTTCTGTACAAGCACCAGTGTCTTCGTTCAAAAGTCTAGAAGAAAGCGGCTTTATATTAGATCCAAATGGAATTCGAGTCATGGGATACAAACTTTAA